A portion of the Actomonas aquatica genome contains these proteins:
- a CDS encoding TA system VapC family ribonuclease toxin, with amino-acid sequence MRALLDANVLIALFDEAHVFNERAHDWLEVNAAHGIATCPLTEDALVRILTNPNYSAELQVTPAQVIEILTQFVSAHDHAFWSDDISLRAPELFDPARILGSRQLTDLYLLALATRHKGRLVTFDERIAISPVRAAKPRNLLTI; translated from the coding sequence ATGCGCGCGCTGCTCGATGCAAATGTGCTCATCGCCCTCTTCGATGAAGCCCACGTCTTCAACGAACGCGCGCATGATTGGCTGGAGGTAAACGCCGCCCACGGCATCGCCACCTGCCCACTCACCGAAGACGCCTTGGTCCGTATTCTGACCAACCCAAACTACAGCGCCGAACTTCAGGTGACTCCGGCGCAAGTGATCGAAATTCTGACCCAATTTGTCTCCGCGCACGATCACGCCTTCTGGAGCGACGACATCAGCCTGCGTGCGCCCGAGCTATTTGATCCCGCTCGCATTCTTGGTTCCCGGCAACTGACAGATCTCTACCTGCTCGCCCTCGCCACCCGTCACAAGGGTCGGCTGGTCACCTTCGATGAGCGCATCGCGATTTCTCCGGTTCGCGCCGCGAAGCCGCGCAACCTCCTGACGATCTAG
- a CDS encoding type II toxin-antitoxin system RelE/ParE family toxin, producing the protein MSRAVVFRREARLEFDEALIFYEEARQGLGLDFQQAVGESLSEAATHPTLFRKVRGPIRRIVLKRFPYTLNFVAEKDRIVVLAVFHARRDPRHLTTRR; encoded by the coding sequence GTGAGTAGGGCGGTCGTATTTCGGCGCGAGGCGCGGTTGGAATTCGACGAAGCGTTGATTTTCTATGAGGAAGCGCGGCAGGGACTGGGCTTGGATTTCCAGCAGGCAGTAGGAGAGAGTCTGAGCGAAGCTGCTACTCACCCGACCTTGTTTCGTAAGGTCCGTGGGCCGATTCGACGGATTGTGCTGAAGCGTTTTCCTTACACGCTCAACTTTGTTGCCGAAAAAGACCGTATCGTGGTGTTGGCGGTGTTTCATGCCCGCCGAGATCCACGACATCTGACTACACGGAGATAG
- a CDS encoding addiction module protein: MSAGEILETMRSLSPAERRDLVAQIWSEFAEDDLLITAAQAEELDRRLAAHEAAPEDVVSWAEIQQANRDRRQ; this comes from the coding sequence ATGAGTGCAGGGGAGATTCTCGAAACGATGCGGTCGCTCTCGCCGGCGGAGCGTCGTGATTTAGTCGCTCAGATATGGAGCGAATTTGCCGAGGATGATTTGCTGATAACAGCTGCACAGGCAGAGGAGCTGGACCGCCGTTTGGCTGCGCACGAAGCTGCTCCCGAAGACGTGGTTTCGTGGGCTGAGATTCAGCAAGCCAATCGAGATCGACGGCAGTGA
- a CDS encoding spermidine synthase encodes MKPRRSVAEARTAAGRRLVLSEQDGAWAISLDGQELMHSRAHASELALAEVGWADLGTAAPRRVLIGGLGLGFTLRRMLELAGPDTVVEVAELVPAVVAWNREHLRELNGACLDDARVVVREGDVAAMIRQAPRGRYDLLLLDVDNGPVAMVAAGNASLYAAAGLRAVRRALRPGGRVVFWSAGPDEAFAARLRQVGFAVEAIPAKVHANAKRAAYMLYAASAG; translated from the coding sequence GTGAAACCGCGGCGGTCGGTGGCGGAGGCGCGCACGGCCGCGGGACGACGGTTGGTGCTGAGCGAACAGGACGGCGCGTGGGCGATCAGTCTCGACGGGCAGGAGTTGATGCACTCGCGCGCGCATGCCTCGGAGTTGGCGCTGGCGGAGGTGGGTTGGGCCGACCTGGGCACGGCGGCGCCGCGGCGGGTGTTGATCGGCGGACTTGGTTTGGGCTTCACGCTGCGGCGGATGCTGGAGTTGGCCGGGCCGGACACGGTGGTGGAGGTGGCGGAGTTGGTGCCGGCGGTGGTGGCGTGGAACCGCGAGCACCTGCGGGAACTCAACGGCGCCTGTTTGGACGACGCGCGGGTGGTCGTGCGGGAAGGTGACGTGGCGGCGATGATCCGGCAGGCCCCGCGTGGCCGTTACGACTTGCTGCTCCTCGACGTGGACAACGGCCCGGTCGCGATGGTGGCGGCGGGCAACGCGAGTTTGTATGCGGCGGCGGGACTGCGAGCAGTGCGGCGGGCGCTGCGTCCCGGAGGGCGGGTGGTGTTTTGGTCGGCTGGACCGGACGAGGCCTTCGCAGCGCGGCTCAGGCAGGTGGGCTTTGCGGTGGAGGCCATCCCGGCGAAGGTTCACGCCAACGCCAAACGCGCGGCGTATATGCTGTATGCGGCGAGCGCGGGGTGA
- a CDS encoding DUF302 domain-containing protein — protein sequence MNANTPADRLIKRSTTKPFAEVCAGVEDACKANKFGLIGVVDLQAKMAAKGVAFDRPCTVFEVCNPQKAKGVLTANMDIATALPCRLAIYTEEGKTVLSTMKPTEMLGMYDAPGVEAEAEDVEATMTAIMDALVA from the coding sequence ATGAATGCAAACACCCCTGCCGACCGCCTGATCAAACGCTCCACCACCAAGCCGTTCGCCGAAGTTTGCGCGGGCGTGGAGGACGCCTGCAAAGCGAACAAGTTCGGCCTGATCGGCGTGGTGGATCTGCAGGCCAAGATGGCAGCGAAGGGCGTGGCGTTTGATCGACCGTGCACGGTGTTTGAGGTGTGCAATCCGCAGAAGGCCAAAGGGGTGCTCACGGCCAACATGGACATCGCCACCGCGCTGCCGTGCCGACTCGCGATCTACACGGAGGAGGGCAAGACCGTGCTCTCGACGATGAAGCCGACGGAGATGCTGGGCATGTATGATGCGCCGGGAGTCGAAGCGGAAGCCGAGGACGTCGAAGCCACCATGACGGCGATCATGGATGCGCTGGTGGCCTGA
- a CDS encoding dihydropteroate synthase: MPIPKLNIIGELINNSYARARRAFTDRDVTKYQELAKGQSALGAAYLTVNLDGTQRISVRAEEMLEFLPEVVPALQEATTTPLAFDNPSVDYHRVALAHYDASKSGRPILNSLAASRTHLDEMIGLVKDHDTRVVVMASEYFTDEGGSQCLDPRDSHSAAKRFIDMLATQADRQPDDIIIDVGLAPVGADTYGLINIGLDAMKLITADPDLKGVHFIVGLSNFAWGTPKGVREQLENAYLTIAGELGLDYALANVEKQPAALPADDPLVAQLRDALEQGRRQGDETQEQAGFRQAEAIMAICAANKEDEDDDWDD; the protein is encoded by the coding sequence ATGCCCATCCCGAAACTCAACATCATCGGCGAACTCATCAATAACTCCTACGCCCGCGCGCGCCGCGCCTTCACCGATCGCGACGTCACCAAATATCAGGAGCTCGCCAAAGGCCAATCCGCACTCGGTGCCGCCTACCTCACCGTCAACCTCGACGGCACCCAGCGCATCTCCGTGCGCGCCGAGGAAATGCTCGAGTTTCTCCCCGAGGTCGTGCCCGCCCTTCAGGAAGCCACCACCACGCCGCTCGCCTTCGACAACCCCTCCGTCGACTACCACCGCGTCGCCCTCGCCCACTACGACGCCTCCAAAAGTGGCCGCCCCATTCTCAACTCCCTCGCCGCGTCCCGCACCCACCTCGACGAAATGATCGGGCTCGTCAAAGACCACGACACCCGCGTCGTGGTCATGGCCTCGGAATACTTCACCGACGAAGGTGGCTCCCAATGCCTTGACCCGCGCGACTCGCACTCCGCCGCCAAACGCTTCATCGACATGCTCGCCACCCAGGCCGACCGCCAACCCGACGACATCATCATCGACGTCGGCCTCGCCCCCGTCGGGGCCGACACCTACGGCCTCATCAACATCGGCCTCGACGCCATGAAACTCATCACCGCCGACCCTGACCTCAAGGGCGTGCACTTCATCGTCGGCCTATCCAATTTCGCCTGGGGCACCCCCAAAGGTGTCCGCGAACAACTCGAAAACGCCTACCTCACCATCGCCGGTGAACTCGGCCTCGACTACGCCCTCGCCAACGTCGAGAAGCAGCCCGCCGCCCTCCCCGCCGACGACCCCCTGGTCGCCCAACTCCGCGACGCCCTCGAACAAGGCCGTCGCCAAGGCGACGAAACCCAGGAGCAAGCCGGCTTCCGCCAAGCCGAGGCCATCATGGCCATCTGCGCCGCCAACAAAGAAGACGAAGACGACGACTGGGACGACTAA
- a CDS encoding methyltransferase domain-containing protein: MSVSFWSAVRGGLSWLGRRVYSTPWLSGWVYAPEPPRNPEAEYREFNGWYFGMIDQQERMLADGPRMDFYHALIERGVKPGDHVIDLGTGTGVLAAWASRAGAERVWALDHSNILDTARTVAAANGIERVEWVAQHSTDFKLEEKVDLIVHEQMGDYLFDESMVTNVCDLRDRLLKPGGRILPSRFAWFCEPVMLHPERRVPMVWEINSHGYDYSCLRAEKPDEREYYRWASCDLGVVDRFVGTPEPALRLDLETIAGVMALPRTLLLQRPVAEAGQIDGLAVYFEVEADGGLRLSSGPRDLGRAPHWAYRILRTDTMLVQAGDVVMIELEVGRWENPDSWEWSVWVEDSA, translated from the coding sequence TTGAGTGTTTCATTTTGGTCCGCCGTGCGCGGGGGCCTGAGCTGGCTGGGACGGCGCGTCTACTCGACGCCGTGGTTGAGCGGCTGGGTGTATGCGCCGGAGCCGCCGCGAAATCCCGAAGCGGAATATCGGGAGTTTAACGGCTGGTATTTTGGCATGATCGACCAGCAAGAGCGCATGTTGGCGGATGGGCCGCGGATGGATTTTTATCATGCGCTGATCGAGCGGGGCGTGAAGCCGGGTGATCACGTGATCGACCTCGGCACGGGCACGGGCGTTTTGGCGGCGTGGGCGTCGCGGGCGGGGGCGGAGCGGGTGTGGGCGTTGGACCATTCGAACATCCTCGATACGGCGCGCACGGTGGCGGCCGCCAATGGCATCGAGCGGGTTGAGTGGGTGGCGCAGCACAGCACCGATTTTAAGCTGGAGGAGAAGGTCGATCTGATCGTGCACGAGCAGATGGGGGACTACCTCTTCGATGAAAGCATGGTGACCAACGTGTGTGACCTGCGGGACCGCCTGCTCAAGCCGGGCGGGCGCATCCTGCCGAGTCGTTTTGCGTGGTTCTGTGAGCCGGTGATGCTGCACCCGGAGCGGCGCGTGCCGATGGTGTGGGAGATCAACTCGCACGGTTACGACTACAGTTGCCTGCGCGCGGAGAAGCCGGACGAGCGGGAGTATTACCGCTGGGCGAGCTGCGACCTGGGGGTGGTGGATCGTTTTGTGGGCACCCCGGAACCGGCCTTGCGTCTCGACCTCGAGACCATCGCGGGGGTGATGGCGCTGCCGCGCACACTGTTGCTCCAACGACCGGTGGCGGAGGCGGGCCAAATCGACGGACTGGCGGTGTATTTTGAAGTGGAGGCTGACGGCGGCCTGCGGCTCAGCTCGGGCCCGCGTGATCTAGGACGCGCGCCGCACTGGGCCTATCGTATTCTGCGAACGGATACCATGCTGGTGCAGGCGGGTGACGTCGTGATGATCGAGCTGGAGGTGGGGCGCTGGGAGAATCCCGACTCCTGGGAATGGAGTGTGTGGGTGGAGGACTCGGCGTGA
- a CDS encoding sialate O-acetylesterase: MPRLLCALILLATCARAHAELTLPPIFDDHMVLQRHQAVPIWGTAEPDQLVVVRFDDQVVHATADATGHWRTHLASMDADATPRPLTVEAYADPSNPKSSIENRKFQDVLVGEVWLCTGQSNMEMALGVPAAGAAPYAEFDEALARDLATMDYPTIRLVKVSQASREAGALRTHGWSQAHGDALARFSAAGFFFGQKLSTELNVPIGLILSAWGGSALEEWISDAAYAPLAETLGDHAERGFDRRAEFVSRNYDVMLAPLAPYGLRGVVWYQGETNLTFYRDGEHYAAKFAALVHDYRQLWANDTLPFYAVQLAPFNYSTFHPRISYAADELPRLWYGQLKAAREIPHTGLVPIGDTVKDPTDIHPGGKRTVGERLAALALNRTYGRTQVPATGPFVTRTTFRPRGAIVHFTGAPGGLTTTDGEPPAHFELAGDDGEFLPADATIEGSTVILTCPDIPAPTAMRFNWHETALTNLTNQAGWPAYPQP, translated from the coding sequence ATGCCTCGCCTCCTGTGCGCCCTGATCCTCCTGGCCACCTGCGCTCGCGCCCACGCCGAGCTCACGCTCCCGCCCATCTTCGATGACCACATGGTGCTGCAACGGCACCAAGCGGTGCCCATCTGGGGCACCGCCGAGCCCGACCAACTCGTCGTTGTCCGCTTCGACGATCAGGTGGTGCACGCCACCGCCGATGCCACTGGCCACTGGCGCACCCATCTCGCGTCCATGGACGCCGACGCCACCCCACGCCCGCTCACCGTCGAAGCCTACGCCGACCCCTCCAATCCAAAATCGAGCATCGAAAATCGAAAATTCCAGGACGTGCTCGTCGGCGAAGTCTGGCTCTGCACCGGGCAATCCAACATGGAGATGGCCCTCGGTGTGCCCGCCGCCGGCGCCGCACCCTACGCCGAGTTCGACGAAGCTCTCGCGCGCGACCTAGCCACCATGGACTATCCCACCATCCGCTTGGTGAAGGTAAGCCAAGCCAGTCGCGAAGCCGGGGCCCTGCGCACGCACGGCTGGTCTCAGGCCCATGGCGACGCCCTCGCGCGTTTCTCCGCCGCCGGATTTTTCTTCGGCCAAAAACTCTCCACCGAACTCAACGTCCCCATCGGCCTCATCCTCTCCGCCTGGGGTGGCAGCGCCTTGGAGGAATGGATCTCCGATGCCGCCTACGCGCCCCTCGCCGAAACCTTGGGCGACCACGCCGAACGCGGCTTCGATCGCAGGGCCGAGTTTGTGAGCCGCAACTACGACGTCATGCTCGCCCCGCTCGCGCCCTACGGCCTGCGCGGCGTGGTGTGGTATCAGGGCGAAACCAACCTCACCTTCTATCGCGACGGTGAACACTACGCGGCCAAGTTTGCCGCGCTGGTGCACGACTACCGTCAGCTCTGGGCCAACGACACCCTGCCGTTCTACGCGGTGCAGCTCGCGCCCTTCAACTACAGCACCTTCCACCCGCGCATCAGCTACGCCGCCGATGAACTGCCGCGGCTCTGGTATGGGCAACTCAAAGCGGCCCGCGAGATTCCGCACACCGGCCTCGTGCCCATCGGCGACACTGTGAAGGACCCGACCGACATCCATCCCGGCGGCAAACGCACCGTCGGTGAACGCTTGGCCGCCCTCGCCCTCAATCGCACCTACGGCCGCACCCAAGTGCCGGCCACCGGCCCCTTCGTCACCCGCACCACCTTCCGCCCCCGCGGTGCCATTGTGCACTTCACCGGGGCGCCCGGGGGGCTCACCACCACCGACGGCGAGCCACCCGCCCACTTCGAACTCGCCGGTGATGACGGCGAGTTCCTCCCCGCCGATGCCACCATCGAAGGCAGCACGGTCATCCTCACCTGCCCCGACATCCCCGCGCCCACCGCCATGCGCTTCAACTGGCACGAAACCGCCCTCACCAACCTCACCAACCAAGCCGGCTGGCCCGCGTATCCCCAACCCTAA
- a CDS encoding uroporphyrinogen decarboxylase family protein has protein sequence MRPEQWEIFKKAAHGERLDNIPMAMIIDSPWIPGYCGVKHMDFFLDPEVWFNCHLKIHQEFPDVIFIPGWWMEYGMAAEPSALGAKIKFWPDNTPSEYHGLFRIEDVDKLHEYEVEADAFMAMTLHRIRMQKQRVFDAGYIMPIVTARGPMCTAGFVRNTADFMLDLVDKPEHAHKLLDLCTRLIIDWLKAQAKAIGDCVEGIFILDDIVGFVNEEHYQEFCHPYLKRICDAFPKDWVKIYHNDASIEACMEHLPDVGFNVLNWGKQTDIEDVKFQIGEDMTLMGNVNPLEIGVRGTPEECYEATMDVLNKSEGERIILSVGGGTSPGMPKANIEAMLSALNAYNAARRGE, from the coding sequence ATGCGCCCCGAACAATGGGAAATCTTTAAGAAAGCCGCCCACGGCGAACGCCTCGATAACATCCCGATGGCCATGATCATCGATAGCCCCTGGATCCCGGGCTATTGCGGCGTGAAGCACATGGACTTCTTCCTCGATCCCGAGGTCTGGTTCAACTGCCACCTCAAGATCCACCAGGAGTTCCCCGACGTCATCTTCATCCCCGGTTGGTGGATGGAATACGGCATGGCCGCCGAACCCTCCGCCCTCGGCGCCAAGATCAAGTTCTGGCCAGACAACACGCCCTCCGAATACCATGGCCTCTTCCGCATCGAAGACGTCGACAAGCTGCACGAATACGAGGTCGAGGCCGACGCCTTCATGGCCATGACCCTGCATCGCATCCGCATGCAAAAGCAGCGTGTCTTCGACGCCGGTTACATCATGCCCATCGTCACCGCCCGCGGTCCGATGTGCACCGCCGGCTTCGTCCGCAACACCGCCGACTTCATGCTCGATCTGGTCGATAAGCCCGAGCACGCCCACAAGCTCCTCGACCTCTGCACCCGCCTCATCATCGACTGGCTCAAGGCCCAGGCCAAAGCCATCGGCGACTGCGTTGAAGGCATCTTCATTCTCGACGACATCGTCGGCTTCGTGAACGAGGAACACTATCAGGAGTTCTGCCACCCCTACCTCAAGCGCATCTGCGATGCCTTCCCGAAGGATTGGGTGAAGATCTATCACAACGACGCCTCCATCGAAGCCTGTATGGAGCACCTCCCCGACGTCGGCTTCAACGTGCTCAACTGGGGCAAGCAGACCGACATCGAGGACGTCAAATTCCAGATCGGCGAAGACATGACCCTCATGGGCAACGTCAACCCGCTCGAGATCGGCGTCCGCGGCACCCCCGAGGAGTGCTACGAAGCCACCATGGACGTGCTCAACAAGTCCGAAGGTGAACGCATCATCCTCTCCGTCGGCGGCGGCACCTCACCCGGCATGCCCAAGGCCAACATCGAAGCCATGCTCTCCGCCCTCAACGCCTACAACGCCGCGAGACGCGGCGAGTAG
- a CDS encoding virulence factor — translation MPDYALMNQFLYEGNGPKVAEMTQAALDEGKTPQEVLSEGLIAGMSVVGEDFKHNVLYVPEVLIAARAMKAGMAVLKPLLAGDEEGGNSSKVGTLMMGTVRGDLHDIGKNLVCMMAEGAGFEVVDIGVDQSVEKFMAAADNCKPDIIGMSALLTTTMTYMKTVIDGFEADGRDVKFAIGGAPISQMFADEIGADGYGADASSAVDLFLSFMGKGDAPTNKPTAAPAAAPAADQPKGTQTTYQILYWQDLPAQIKASDEYTEVKLELPTPFMERIDAAAQRLGLTAEVDYTAQFKWGDEQDRAGDAATVAAAVQAELEASAS, via the coding sequence ATGCCTGATTACGCACTCATGAACCAATTCCTCTACGAGGGCAACGGACCCAAGGTCGCCGAAATGACCCAGGCCGCGCTCGACGAGGGTAAGACGCCCCAGGAGGTGCTCTCCGAAGGCCTCATCGCCGGCATGTCCGTCGTCGGCGAGGACTTTAAACACAACGTCCTCTACGTCCCCGAAGTCCTCATCGCCGCCCGCGCCATGAAGGCCGGCATGGCCGTGCTCAAGCCCCTGCTCGCCGGCGACGAAGAGGGCGGCAACTCGTCCAAAGTCGGCACCCTCATGATGGGCACCGTCCGCGGCGACCTGCACGACATCGGCAAGAACCTCGTCTGCATGATGGCCGAAGGCGCCGGCTTCGAAGTCGTCGACATCGGCGTCGACCAAAGCGTCGAAAAGTTCATGGCCGCCGCCGACAACTGTAAGCCCGACATCATCGGCATGTCCGCGCTGCTCACCACCACCATGACCTACATGAAGACCGTCATCGACGGCTTCGAAGCCGACGGTCGCGACGTGAAGTTCGCCATCGGCGGTGCGCCCATCAGCCAGATGTTCGCCGACGAAATCGGCGCCGATGGTTACGGTGCCGACGCCTCCTCCGCGGTCGACCTCTTCCTCTCCTTCATGGGCAAGGGCGACGCCCCCACCAACAAACCCACCGCCGCCCCGGCCGCTGCTCCCGCCGCCGATCAACCCAAGGGCACCCAGACCACCTACCAGATCCTTTACTGGCAGGACCTGCCGGCGCAGATCAAAGCCAGCGACGAATACACCGAGGTGAAACTCGAGCTGCCCACGCCCTTCATGGAGCGCATCGACGCCGCCGCCCAACGCCTCGGCCTCACCGCCGAAGTCGACTACACCGCCCAGTTCAAATGGGGCGACGAACAAGACCGCGCAGGCGACGCCGCCACCGTAGCCGCCGCCGTCCAAGCCGAACTAGAAGCCTCCGCCAGCTAA
- a CDS encoding methylenetetrahydrofolate reductase C-terminal domain-containing protein — MLTLRQRLAQDDRFLLGCELVSVRGSMAERNAVKTRGFANDLVAAEHIDWVSITDNAGGNPQLAPTALGKPLLYAGKEVVIHLTCKDLNRNGLESEAWLLNSEGFHNILAMTGDYPISGNAGTAKPVFDIDSVGLISLLSKMNQGLDPHPDRSGKARPKFEPTAFLIGAVTSNFKLREGELMPQYAKLAAKLNAGAHFIINQIGFDARKMSEQRAYMQCNGMADTPLIGNVYLLNRTVARMFNEMRIPGVVVSDELREICERQGASPDKGRAFFRELAAKQLAIYRGLGYRGGYIGGVHNMAAVQAILDIEKTFAPDDWKQFAREFQYSRPHEFFFYGRTPDGLCDPTTRGEPDPHPTKHVTLTYQLSKFSHATMFTPGKLLNDLGAKVCAKSANPRQGPAIMRWVEHLSKSALFSCKDCGDCSLPEIGYLCPESQCAKNQRNGPCGGTRGGRCEVDGYGDCIWLRAYERAKADGTESELLAHAPVIQDQSLRGTSAWANSWLGRDHTSPKQPEPS, encoded by the coding sequence ATGCTGACTCTCCGCCAACGCCTCGCGCAAGACGATCGCTTCCTCCTCGGTTGCGAGCTCGTCTCCGTGCGCGGTTCGATGGCGGAGCGCAACGCCGTCAAAACCCGCGGCTTCGCCAACGACCTCGTCGCCGCCGAACACATCGACTGGGTCAGCATCACCGACAACGCCGGCGGCAATCCCCAGCTCGCTCCCACCGCCCTCGGCAAGCCGTTGCTCTACGCTGGCAAGGAGGTGGTCATCCACCTCACCTGCAAGGACCTCAACCGCAACGGCCTCGAGAGCGAAGCCTGGCTGCTCAACAGCGAGGGCTTCCACAACATCCTCGCCATGACCGGCGACTACCCGATCTCGGGCAACGCCGGCACCGCCAAACCCGTCTTCGATATCGATTCAGTCGGACTCATCTCGCTGCTCAGCAAGATGAACCAGGGCCTCGATCCCCACCCCGATCGCTCCGGCAAGGCCCGTCCCAAGTTCGAGCCCACCGCCTTCCTCATCGGCGCCGTCACCAGCAACTTCAAGCTGCGCGAAGGTGAGCTCATGCCGCAATACGCCAAGCTCGCCGCCAAGCTCAACGCCGGCGCCCACTTCATCATCAACCAGATCGGATTTGATGCGCGCAAGATGAGCGAGCAGCGCGCCTACATGCAGTGTAACGGGATGGCGGATACACCGCTCATCGGCAACGTCTACCTGCTCAACCGCACCGTCGCCCGCATGTTCAACGAAATGCGCATCCCCGGGGTCGTTGTGTCGGACGAGCTCCGCGAGATCTGCGAACGACAGGGCGCTTCGCCCGACAAGGGCCGCGCCTTCTTCCGCGAACTCGCCGCCAAGCAACTCGCCATCTACCGCGGCCTCGGCTACCGCGGCGGCTACATCGGCGGCGTGCACAACATGGCCGCCGTGCAGGCCATCCTGGATATCGAGAAAACCTTCGCGCCCGACGATTGGAAACAGTTCGCCCGCGAATTCCAATACTCCCGCCCGCACGAGTTTTTCTTCTACGGCCGCACGCCCGACGGCCTCTGCGATCCCACCACCCGCGGCGAGCCCGATCCGCACCCGACGAAACACGTCACGCTGACCTACCAACTCTCGAAGTTCAGCCACGCCACGATGTTCACGCCGGGCAAGCTGCTCAACGACCTCGGCGCCAAGGTTTGCGCCAAGTCGGCCAACCCGCGCCAAGGCCCCGCCATTATGCGCTGGGTCGAACACCTCTCCAAATCCGCCCTCTTCTCCTGCAAAGACTGCGGCGACTGCTCCCTGCCCGAAATCGGCTACCTCTGCCCCGAGTCCCAATGCGCCAAGAACCAGCGCAACGGACCCTGCGGCGGCACGCGCGGCGGACGCTGCGAAGTCGACGGCTACGGCGACTGCATCTGGCTGCGCGCCTACGAACGCGCCAAGGCCGATGGCACCGAATCCGAGCTCCTCGCCCACGCCCCGGTCATTCAGGACCAATCCCTCCGCGGCACCTCCGCCTGGGCCAACAGCTGGCTCGGCCGCGACCACACCTCTCCCAAACAACCCGAACCCTCATGA
- a CDS encoding amidohydrolase family protein: MVNPIPSASPTRRIWLHVGTLLDGTSTTPARDAHVVYDSQRIHFVGTNGNRPPPDILADHQTAPDVSAPDATLLPGLIEAHAHLFLEGGELDFEKRATYLTQTADELLAAAQPRLAQLVTLGITGVRDAGDKDGVGLALSRQYKRPAAERPLMPYYDSPGAAIHHEGRYGKFMGETIEAHGSIDATVDARVAAGADRIKLLPTGIINFKKGLVTAKPQMDTAEVSAIVAAAKRHGRQTFAHSSGDIGIDHAIDGGVDTIEHGFFLRDDQLAKLRDQQIGWVPTFAPVQKQVDHAVLFGWDEQIVGNLQRILDNHARSLVKAHDMGVLIIAGSDAGSCGVAHGLGFLYELEQMEKAGLSALAVINAATGVSAGRLAYADPIGRIAPDHLPRMILTTAPVLDSVTHLRAPKTVIFDDQVLIQDKTFSPTGL; the protein is encoded by the coding sequence GTGGTTAACCCAATTCCCTCTGCCTCTCCCACCCGCCGCATCTGGCTGCACGTCGGCACGCTGCTCGACGGCACCTCCACCACACCCGCGCGCGATGCGCATGTTGTCTACGACAGCCAGCGTATCCACTTCGTGGGCACCAACGGCAATCGCCCGCCGCCCGACATCCTCGCCGATCACCAGACCGCGCCCGATGTCTCCGCGCCCGACGCCACCCTCCTCCCTGGCCTGATCGAAGCCCACGCCCACCTCTTCCTCGAAGGCGGTGAACTCGACTTCGAAAAACGCGCCACCTACCTCACGCAAACCGCGGACGAACTCCTCGCCGCCGCCCAACCGCGCCTCGCCCAACTCGTCACCCTCGGCATCACCGGCGTGCGCGACGCCGGCGACAAAGACGGCGTCGGCCTCGCCCTCAGCCGCCAATACAAGCGCCCGGCCGCCGAACGCCCGCTCATGCCCTACTACGACTCGCCCGGCGCGGCGATTCACCACGAGGGTCGCTATGGCAAATTTATGGGCGAAACCATCGAGGCCCACGGCTCCATCGATGCCACCGTCGACGCCCGCGTCGCCGCCGGCGCCGACCGTATCAAACTTCTCCCTACCGGCATCATCAACTTCAAGAAGGGCCTCGTCACCGCCAAGCCCCAGATGGACACCGCCGAGGTCAGCGCCATCGTCGCCGCCGCCAAACGCCACGGCCGCCAGACCTTTGCCCACTCCTCCGGCGACATCGGCATCGATCACGCCATCGACGGCGGCGTCGACACCATCGAGCACGGCTTCTTCCTGCGCGACGACCAGCTCGCCAAACTCCGCGATCAGCAGATCGGCTGGGTGCCCACCTTCGCGCCCGTGCAAAAACAGGTCGATCACGCCGTGCTCTTCGGCTGGGACGAACAGATCGTCGGCAACCTCCAACGCATCCTCGACAACCACGCCCGTTCGCTGGTCAAAGCACACGACATGGGGGTGCTCATCATCGCCGGCTCCGACGCCGGTAGCTGCGGCGTCGCTCACGGCCTAGGTTTCCTCTACGAATTGGAGCAGATGGAAAAGGCCGGGCTCTCGGCGCTCGCGGTGATCAACGCGGCCACCGGCGTGAGTGCCGGTCGCCTCGCCTACGCCGACCCCATCGGCCGCATCGCCCCCGACCACCTCCCCCGCATGATCCTGACCACTGCCCCGGTCCTCGACAGCGTAACCCACCTCCGCGCCCCCAAAACCGTCATCTTCGACGACCAGGTCCTGATCCAAGACAAAACCTTCAGCCCCACCGGCCTCTAA